From one Culex quinquefasciatus strain JHB chromosome 3, VPISU_Cqui_1.0_pri_paternal, whole genome shotgun sequence genomic stretch:
- the LOC6042884 gene encoding actin cytoskeleton-regulatory complex protein PAN1, translated as MDKKDRANKRRQDKHHKKPPPSAAAAGKDKPSKKDQKPAAAPPSSAPLIVYDDPYSRRPIEPNWSRDRDLPPAAGLGDSSDEDDAQLHAADLEKLLQLPPSASGHFFLSTEKHWAEDQTAIVSGRHFRIDSKQLNLCLGTIPFHERNGYPAELFSKREIDSMSLKASFETKKYQDYCQKQQAGKMSEPVPRVIPPPVKCLIGPDALPPGPAPPQEAVRPPSPPRPVPCLIGPMALPPELRHDPNVTGSYASAAPSAPVDVVPIEEEVVPVADQSSSKENDQSQAAKATAQKDGATTTSETKEDIQAWLDDILDA; from the exons atggataaaaaagaTCGAGCG AACAAACGTCGGCAGGACAAGCACCACAAAAAGCCACCTCcgtcggcagcagcagcaggaaaggaCAAACCATCCAAGAAGGACCAGAAACCGGCAGCAGCACCTCCAAGTTCCGCGCCGCTCATCGTCTACGACGACCCGTACTCGCGGCGGCCAATCGAGCCCAACTGGAGCCGAGACCGGGATCTTCCCCCGGCGGCAGGACTTGGCGACTCCAGTGACGAGGACGACGCTCAGCTGCACGCCGCCGACCTCGAGAAGCTGCTACAGCTGCCTCCGTCCGCAAGTGGCCACTTCTTCCTGAGCACGGAAAAACATTGGGCCGAGGATCAGACGGCCATCGTCAGCGGGCGGCACTTTCGAATCGACAGCAAGCAGCTAAACCTGTGCCTGGGGACGATTCCGTTCCACGAACGCAACGGCTACCCGGCGGAACTGTTCTCCAAGCGTGAGATCGATTCCATGAGCTTGAAGGCGTCGTTCGAAACGAAAAAGTACCAGGACTATTGCCAGAAACAGCAAGCAGGGAAAATGTCGGAACCTGTACCCAGAGTGATACCGCCCCCGGTCAAGTGCCTTATCGGTCCGGATGCGCTTCCTCCCGGGCCGGCGCCACCCCAAGAGGCGGTTCGTCCTCCTTCTCCCCCGAGACCAGTGCCCTGCCTTATTGGCCCCATGGCCTTGCCGCCCGAGTTGCGGCACGATCCAAACGTGACCGGAAGTTATGCAAGTGCAGCTCCGTCGGCGCCGGTTGATGTGGTTCCGATTGAAGAAGAGGTTGTGCCCGTTGCTGATCAAAGCAGTAGCAAGGAAAACGATCAATCACAAGCGGCAAAGGCCACGGCACAGAAAGATggggcgacgacgacgagtgaAACCAAGGAAGATATTCAGGCGTGGCTGGATGACATTTTGGACGCGTAg